From Plectropomus leopardus isolate mb chromosome 17, YSFRI_Pleo_2.0, whole genome shotgun sequence, a single genomic window includes:
- the dldh gene encoding dihydrolipoyl dehydrogenase, mitochondrial, whose translation MQSWTQLYRSLATRSHHLPCKLHGAAAVSVRTYADKAAIDADVTVVGSGPGGYVAAIKAAQLGFKTVCVEKNPTLGGTCLNVGCIPSKALLNNSYLYHMAHGKDFESRGIEISGISLNLEKMMAQKSGAVKALTGGIAHLFKQNKVTHVNGFGRVTGKNQVTAVAADGSEQVINTKNILIATGSEVTPFPGIQIDEESVVSSTGALSLKKVPEEMIVIGAGVIGVELGSVWQRLGSKVTAVEFLGHVGGMGIDMEMSKNFQRILQKQGLKFKLSTKVMGATKRPDGKIDVAVEAAAGGKAETLTCDVLLVCIGRRPFTQNLGLETVGIELDNRGRIPVNNRFQTKVPSIYAIGDVVAGPMLAHKAEDEGIISVEGMAGGAVHIDYNCVPSVIYTHPEVAWVGKTEEQLKEEGVPYKVGKFPFAANSRAKTNADTDGMVKILSHKETDRMLGAHIVGSGAGEMINEAALAMEYGASCEDVARVCHAHPTVSEAFREANLAASFGKAINF comes from the exons CGGAGCCACCACCTCCCCTGCAAACTGCACGGCGCTGCAGCCGTTTCCGTCAGAACTTACGCTGACAAAGCAGCAA TCGATGCAGACGTCACTGTGGTCGGCTCCGGTCCAGGCGGCTACGTCGCCGCCATCAAGGCCGCACAGCTCGGCTTCAAG ACAGTGTGTGTTGAGAAAAATCCCACGCTGGGCGGGACGTGTCTGAACGTCGGCTGCATCCCCTCCAAG GCTCTGCTGAACAACTCGTACCTGTACCACATGGCTCACGGCAAGGACTTCGAGAGCAGAGGCATCGAAA TTTCAGGCATCTCGTTGAACCTGGAGAAGATGATGGCTCAGAAGAGCGGCGCCGTCAAAGCGCTGACGGGAGGAATCGCACATCTATTCAAACAGAACAAA GTGACCCATGTCAACGGTTTCGGGCGGGTGACCGGCAAGAACCAGGTGACGGCCGTAGCAGCAGACGGCAGCGAGCAAGTCATCAACACCAAGAACATCCTCATCGCCACCGGCTCCGAGGTCACGCCTTTCCCCGGCATCCAG aTCGATGAGGAGAGCGTGGTGTCGTCGACTGGAGCTCTTTCGCTGAAGAAAGTTCCAGAGGAGATGATTGTGATCGGAGCCGGAGTCATCGGAGTGGAGCTG GGGTCAGTGTGGCAACGTCTGGGCTCCAAAGTCACAGCGGTGGAGTTTTTGGGTCACGTGGGCGGCATGGGCATCGACATGGAGATGTCCAAAAACTTCCAGCGCATCCTGCAGAAGCAGGGACTCAAGTTCAAGCTCAGCACCAAAGTCATGGGAGCCACCAAGAGGCCCGACGGCAAGATCGACGTGGC GGTGGAGGCGGCGGCCGGAGGGAAGGCCGAGACTCTGACGTGCGACGTGCTGCTGGTCTGCATCGGCAGACGACCTTTCACCCAGAACCTGGGTCTGGAGACTGTCGGCATCGAGCTGGACAACAGGGGCCGCATCCCCGTCAACAACCGCTTCCAGACCAAAGTACCCAG TATTTATGCGATCGGCGACGTGGTCGCCGGCCCGATGTTGGCCCACAAAGCCGAGGACGAGGGCATCATCTCCGTGGAGGGCATGGCCGGCGGCGCCGTGCACATCGACTACAACTGCGTCCCCTCCGTCATCTACACACACCCAGAGGTGGCCTGGGTGGGCAAGACCGAGGAGCAGCTCAAAGAGGAG ggCGTCCCGTACAAAGTCGGCAAGTTCCCCTTCGCAGCCAACAGCCGAGCCAAAACCAACGCCGACACTGACGGCATGGTGAAGATCCTCAGCCACAAGGAGACGGACAGGATGCTGGGAGCTCACATCGTCGGATCT GGAGCCGGAGAGATGATCAATGAAGCTGCTTTGGCCATGGAGTACGGCGCTTCCTGTGAGGACGTCGCCAGAGTCTGCCACGCTCACCCT acGGTGTCGGAGGCCTTCAGAGAAGCAAACCTGGCCGCCTCCTTCGGCAAAGCCATCAACTTCTGA
- the syt8 gene encoding LOW QUALITY PROTEIN: synaptotagmin VIII (The sequence of the model RefSeq protein was modified relative to this genomic sequence to represent the inferred CDS: inserted 2 bases in 1 codon; deleted 1 base in 1 codon) gives MPTVNHSTPDSSLSSFTSPRPVTNVSIFTPPPHXNATANPAAAAAIEGFLHNLLRRIPLPQWLVFFLFATGVLLVLLCCLCIYIKCCCKGKKKKRQKKKKENISLNGVNGKTTTALVQPDVTDVGYGSTKQQRGKLLYSLDYNAAQSELTVGIKQADSLKAMDLGGSSDPYVKVYILPNKSKTFETKVFRNTLNPVFNEQFSFQISKSSLLKSTVVMQVFDFNRFSKHNIIGELRLQLCNVDWNHVIEEWRDLAEPAKFEEENLGEICFSLRYVPTAAKLTVVILEAKNLKSMDYAGASDPYVKVQLALDKRKWRKRKTSIKKKSLNPYWNESFTFDVTFEQIQRVNLVISVWDHDAISRNDAMGKIFLGCDAAGNQLRHWADMLSNPRRPVAQWHSLLSSEQVNSTLTLKKKIPLQHKLPKLPL, from the exons ATGCCGACCGTCAATCACTCGACACCAGAttcgtctctctcctccttcaccAGCCCTCGCCCCGTCACCAACGTCTCCAtcttcacccccccccctca caACGCCACCGCCAAccccgccgccgccgccgccatcGAAGGCTTCCTCCACAACCTTCTGAGAAGGATCCCCT TGCCTCAATGGCTGGTTTTCTTCCTGTTTGCGACCGGCGTCCTGCTGGTTCTGCTGTGCTGTCTGTGTATCTACATCAAGTGCTGCTGCaaagggaagaagaagaagcggcagaagaagaagaaggagaacaTCAGTCTGAACGGAGTGAACGGAAAAACCACCACGGCTCTG GTTCAGCCCGATGTGACGGATGTGGGCTACGGCTCGACCAAACAGCAGAGAGGGAAGCTGCTCTACTCTCTGGACTACAACGCGGCTCAGTCTGAG CTCACAGTCGGGATCAAACAAGCCGACAGCCTGAAGGCCATGGACCTGGGCGGGAGCTCGGACCCGTACGTCAAAGTCTACATCCTC CCCAACAAATCCAAAACCTTTGAGACCAAAGTGTTCAGAAACACGCTGAACCCCGTCTTCAACGAGCAGTTCAGCTTCCAG ATATCTAAATCTTCCCTGCTGAAGTCGACGGTGGTGATGCAGGTTTTTGACTTTAACAGATTCTCCAAACACAACATCATCGGCGAGCTGCGGCTGCAGCTCTGCAACGTCGACTGGAACCACGTCATCGAGGAGTGGCGGGACCTCGCCGAGCCCGCCAAGTTTGag gaaGAAAACCTGGGCGAGATCTGCTTCTCTCTGCGATACGTTCCCACCGCCGCCAAGCTGACCGTGGTGATCCTGGAGGCCAAAAACCTGAAGAGCATGGACTACGCAGGAGCTTCAG ATCCTTATGTGAAGGTGCAGTTGGCTCTGGACAAAAGAAAGTGGAGGAAAAGGAAGACGTCTATTAAAAAGAAGTCTCTAAACCCGTACTGGAACGAGTCCTTCACCTTCGACGTGACATTTGAACAAATCCAG AGGGTGAACCTGGTGATCTCCGTGTGGGACCACGACGCCATTTCCCGAAACGACGCCATGGGGAAGATCTTCCTGGGCTGCGACGCGGCGGGGAACCAGCTGAGGCACTGGGCCGACATGTTGTCCAACCCGCGGCGGCCGGTCGCTCAGTGGCACAGCCTGCTGTCGTCCGAGCAGGTCAACTCCACCCTGACCCTGAAGAAGAAGATCCCCCTCCAGCACAAACTGCCCAAACTGCCCCTCTGA
- the LOC121956890 gene encoding uncharacterized protein LOC121956890 gives MEAEEEWKKDLSAHKLLDKKVLCKQNGRIGIVRTLHSLLKTQNKLQIQSITRSECAGSCPNLMMSRSEHVDGRPVPVALTPQLPPRAHRPLCMSVSSDSSGRFKALETQEWKNNLKAQMEQAHSAGAASSTGSLERASLFCASASTTASSSGLSSPVEILNKSKSSSRFSLFSPPWNSSSESDSNPPSRSGSKKLRNYSRRAATGPAGARGPDTPEPKPSGPEHFQYSEPVISKVTDYIYVGNLNAAYNGRTLCRNNIDSIIDMSSVPGEPGPSLILIPCTCSRGARHSWSRLKVDIGDVPDALGDGPALKQRCFEDINECIDASTEKRKRVLVHCRDGFSLAPTCIIQYLMVKQNMRLIAAYELLRAKYPVNIRECHQNVLVSLERALRPGGNVDPECFKQAISRRVAWT, from the exons ATGGAAGCCGAGGAAGAGTGGAAGAAAGACCTGAGCGCACACAAACTGCTGGATAAAAAGGTGCTCTGCAAGCAGAATGGCAGAATCG GTATAGTGCGAACTCTTCACAGCCTGTtgaaaacccaaaacaaactgcagattCAGTCCATCACCCGCTCAGAATGTGCTG GCTCTTGTCCAAATCTGATGATGAGTAGGAGCGAGCACGTCGATGGGAGGCCCGTCCCCGTGGCCCTTACCCCCCAGCTCCCCCCCAGGGCTCACCGGCCCCTCTGCATGTCGGTCTCCTCCGACAGCAGCGGACGCTTCAAAGCTCTGGAGACACAGGAGTGGAAGAACAACCTCAAAGCTCAG aTGGAGCAGGCCCACAGTGCGGGAGCAGCCAGCAGCACAGGATCTCTGGAGCGAGCGTCTCTCTTCTGCGCCTCAGCGTCCACCACAGCGTCCAGCTCGGGCCTGTCCAGCCCAGTGGAGATCCTCAACAAGAGCAAATCCTCCAGCcgcttttctctcttctctccgcCCTGGAACAGCAGCTCCGAGTCCGACTCCAACCCACCCTCCCGCTCAGGCTCGAAAAAGCTGCGTAACTACAGCAGGAGAGCCGCCACGGGGCCGGCAGGTGCCAGGGGCCCGGATACACCTGAGCCCAAACCCAGCGGCCCTGAACACTTCCAGTACTCTGAACCCGTCATCTCTAAGGTGACGGACTACATCTATGTCGGCAACCTGAATGCGGCGTACAACGGGCGCACCCTGTGCCGCAACAACATTGACAGCATCATTGACATGAGCAGTGTGCCGGGAGAACCGGGCCCCAGCCTCATCCTTATACCGTGCACCTGCTCCCGCGGCGCCCGCCACAGCTGGTCCCGCCTCAAGGTGGACATCGGAGATGTGCCGGACGCTCTGGGTGACGGCCCTGCGCTGAAGCAGCGCTGCTTCGAGGACATCAACGAATGCATCGACGCCTCCACTGAGAAGAGGAAGCGCGTCCTGGTCCACTGTCGCGATGGCTTCTCTCTGGCGCCGACGTGCATCATCCAATACCTGATggtgaaacaaaacatgaggCTGATCGCCGCCTACGAGCTCCTGAGGGCCAAGTACCCGGTCAACATCAGGGAGTGCCACCAAAACGTGCTGGTGAGCCTGGAGAGGGCGCTGCGGCCCGGAGGCAACGTCGACCCCGAGTGCTTCAAACAGGCCATCTCCCGCAGAGTGGCGTGGACCTGA